The stretch of DNA agaagatcacggtgcgcgcgtcgcgaccgtcattgatgtgctggcgcaggtcctctggaggaggtcgtcgactggcctgtcgcggacgacccccttgcggtggctgttgcctcccgccaggggcctggctcgcgcgtgcattgtcgttgctgatatgattttgaggacgaccaccaatcgttcgactgcgagcctggctccggctctcgtccacgcgctcttcccggatgatggacgccggattatgctgatccaactggatccaagccctctgcgcaaagaggagtgcttgacgtacctccgggtcatggctgcgctcgagaatggccgtgaccctggcaatgttggccaccggggtcctgaagccccgctcgcttacagcagcaaactcggggtcgagctcgcgatgcatagatcgccttcgctcgttagctctccttcgccggatcgttcgggccctgttcctggccctccgcgcctcacgatcggcgtcgttctcgttaccggcgttggccgtgatctcatcgtcGGATATCACATCCAAGTTGTCGATGAGGAGattcccaccgtcctcgccttcttcggccatcagcacctggcgggaggaaagctcatgagaactttcgtcgactagctccgtcgactcctccgccgcggtggccaacggcctgccctcctggaaaggcaatggctcgaggtgagccacgagccgactctctgcctcgagtagattggagagcttcatgcccttccaatgcacgatgtgtccctttggcgaggaagcgatcaccaaatcaccggggccaaaacaacccgaagccccccgacacgcggtggcttcggggtttccgtcccggagcagcagatccagatccttctctaacatgaagagggatctgagcgcattggcctcctgaagatcagtggccgattcgcgcaggccgggttgagtccgaccCAGCGAATCCCTgaattggaacaagtccaaaccaggggaagttgtcgcgacaccagaagaagtcgagcttggaatagattccatctcgacctgtgccgcggaagcgtggagcggcagattgtcgagctcgtcgacgaacttgacgaggccgctgcgaggatccgcagcgacggttcttggcgtcatgtcgacgaggaatcgctgaaagtcgcccgcaccatctgcgacgcaaacccacgagccaaaaacaaatgtcgtaccctgagagggtactgacctgatgaaactgaaagatgccatcgagctcgccggcggatcttcgacgcgccccctacctggcgcgccagctgtcggtgtttaaccggctgcccaccgagggatatacccaaggtggtaagttttgggtgagggaacgccgagatcaggaactcgaaggtgcaaagaacacaagattttagacaggttcgggccgcacggagcgtaacaccctacgtcctgtatggtggtttgtattctctttggtgtagaatgacctaatgatcttctgtttcgaggggggtctctgacctcccttatatatctgagaggccagaattacaaagatgctaaccaacccccaccgagggatcacaccagaactgatctcgagtagatcctctccatgttggttagccctatctcctatttaaacgggataaacaagagataaacagaatgaataagagataagacgggcttaatctcttagactacacaacatgcccagcccggtggccccgggtctgacacatgcCGCCCGTCTTGTTGAGGCGCACGTCACCCACCAAGCACGTCGgggccccgcgccgcccgccctatTGAGACGCACGTCGCACGTCGCGCCAGGGAACAGCGCAGGGACACCCCATCATCATCTACAGGACCAGTGGGGACCACGCGCAGGGAGGAGGAAAAGCGGGATCCCGGCGACCTCTCTCCCCCTCGTGTATCCGACCCCTGCCTCTTGGCATataaaagggaaggggaggacCCCACAGAGAGTGAAGAGGACAACACTCACGCACCCACACAACACTTCGCCGCCAAAGACTTGGAAGCCCGTTCCCTCTCTCGTCCATTCTCTCATGCGTTTGTAACCCCTACTGCAAACCAGTGCAAAAATACGATCAGCCCGAACCGGATGTAGGGATACTCTGCCCGAACCAGTATAACcctctataccttccttgcacACCATCCGGGCCAGACGCACAAACACAAATTCACTGGTCGGCGGTTCGAAACACCGGCAGGGATCAACAAAAGAAAGAGATCATCAGCAACTCCAAAATAATATGGAGCAACAACATGTGTAAAGCAGGGCCTCAACCTGAAGGCAAACGACAAAATCAATGTAAAGATAATAATTCACAGAGAAAAGAGCGAATAATGCTCACTGCGATGAATTTCAAGCATCCAATGAACGTGCGCTTCGCTCTTCGGCTACTATcctttgcactcaaatcaaaatAAAGACTGAGTAGTCACAACCTTTTTCTTGTTCCTATGAATCCCAATTCACTATGAATCCCAATTCACTTTCACTATGAATCCCAATTCACCGCCTTGAAAGTTGAATTCGCTTGACCAACTAACCTCTTAGGGTCAGCCGATCAATGTCTATCAGGCACATGCAGGGGACAGCTTGAACATAGTTTGTGGCAGAACGGTGCAGACATGCAGAGATCTTTCTTCCAGTTCACTTGCGAACATAAATGAAGAAAGATCAAGTGACGAAAGAATTGCATCCAGATGACCGCCCACTCAGCTGTCTATGAACCATTCCCCTGAGCATTGTAGGAAATGTTCTCATTCTTGAAATGCAGCTACATCATAAGTTCATAGCATAAATTGATACTGTTGCTTCCATGAGATGAGCAAAAACTATAAGCCAACTAGTAAATCCAAAAAGAAGAATAAAAAGGACTAAAAGGAACCAGCCATGCTTTATTATAACTTACAGCGAGTAGTGACAGAAAGGAAAGGCTGGGGTTATAGCAGCTATGACAACAGGAGATCCTGAGGATACTGCACGCAGGCAGAAAGGTAAAAAAGAAACACACTATACTTGAGTTTCTTTAAGGAACAATAAGAAACTGTGCTTGAAATGACAAAACCATAAAGAAATCATGGCAAATATGCTACGAAATGTCGACTTCTGATAAGGCATCACTTCAATCGTCTTAATTTCGGATGAAAAGGATAATATGCTAGGTTCTCTTCTACAACATAGGAACCAGGGGCATAAGTTTACAGCTCATTCTTAGATCCTCCTTAGATAGGGAGTTGGAGTGTGACAAATTCTCCCCTAGTGAAGCACTAGAAGTCTGAGCAAAGGACTCATAGCAATCCAGAGATGGTTCCCATAGAGATGAGCTCTTGTCAATAGGTGTGCATTTAGTAATACCAAGTTCTGGAAGAACTCCAAGGCACGATGCTTGGCCTTTGATCAAGTGAAAAAGGGTTTTCAATTGCTTGTTTCAATGGATTGTATAAACCTAGCTTCCTACCCGTACTTAGTAGCACCCTCCCGTCTGTTGGGTCGATTGCCAAAGCCACCACAATATTTGTTCCAAGGGAGCAGTCAGACCAAGATTTTAAATAGATTTTATATGCTCTATTCCATTGACCAAGCTCCCACCTCCATATATCCAACTCATCAGCAACTGGGTCTGCAAGAACAGAACACAAGAAGCCCTCAAGCTCTGCCACAAATGCGTGACAAGGACTGTTGTTTTTCCATATCGCAATGCATAAAGGGCAAGGGATGACATCAAAAACACTAGTGGCAATGTTGAAAGAGACAATGGCTCGCTTAACACTCTGACCTAATCTTGGTTCACTCATCCAGTACAGCATCCCTTCCGGATAGGctgtggaggtggtggagggtGCTGTCGGACCTGCCGATAGTTACAATCCCACAGCGAGCATTTTGAGTCATACTGACGAgaattatagtccttgaagtGAAAGCAAATTTCCACAATAACATGCTCCTGAATCAATGGGTTGAACCCCAAGCCAACATTCTTACTGCCAACTGCAAAAGGGTTGTTTTCAGGTTGAAAGCAACCAGCCAGAAATTTCCACTGTTGGTTCAAAACCAATCCTCGGTTAAAGTGGATCCTTCAGAAACCTATACATGGGTTGTACAGATAATCCTTTTCCTCAATGCTTACCAGATTCAACCCATGGCAAGGCTTGGAGCAAACAACCTTCGTGTCAAACAATGTATATTGATAAGTTGGCTTTTGAAGCCATTTGTTTAAAGGAATAAAACTGAAACCTGGTTGTCCACTGCCCTTGCCAACAAGCATGATCTTCAGCCTTCGGTCCATGTTCTTATGCAAAAGAAATGCATGAGAAAAGCTCTCGCTCCTAATCAATCTGAACCATTGCTTACAGACAAGTTTGAACTCATGCACTGATTCCACCGGAAGCCGCAGTAGAATCTCCCTTGTCACCTTAGCCAAGGGAAATGAGAAGGCTACCTCTTCCTTCGTTTTATGCACTGGCACGAGGCTCTCTCTCCATAAACTGAATCGTATATCAGAGGGCTCAATTTGATGAGATGTCTGAATCTCCATAGTTGAGCGAATGGTTCCTAGGGTCTTGGACGTAGGGTCATAGTCAAGAACCTTGTAATTGGATGTTGCTATGATTATTATCTTGCTTGATTTGCTATTGCCAAAGGAACCGATAACTTTCACAACCTGCAGCTCAAGAAATTCTCTTGGCACATACCCTGACTCTCATCTAATTTCTTACTACCTCCATCCCAAGTTACAATTCATTTTGGATTTTgtagatacatagtttttgaTATGTATCTAGACATGAATTAATTCTCAATTAGGGTGTGGGATAGCATCGGTCATCACATTTCATATTAAGATTTGATCACAGATAAATTCTCTTTATTGATTACCATGAACTTAATCATCTTTGTTCTTAGTAAAGCTTTTATTCTCTAAAGGTCCATTGCTTTATCATTTCTTCTAGTTTTAGAAAATATGATCTGGGGCCGAAACTGCAAGAAGTAGAGTGGCTTAAATAGTTTGCTCAAATTCAGAAGATGCTCTTGATAGATTTATTGTTATAGAAGTTATATAATTAAAATTTAAAATATATTTAGACTATTTGCATTTCATAAATATAGAACCCTATTTTATATTTCGCGCGAGGGCCTCCAAAACTTTGGTATGGCCCTGTTCAGTGACCAATCACCGGAGCTATAGTCCTCGAGCTTCCAAATCTCCAGCATGCCACCGGTAGGCAAACCGCTACGGAGATCCCGGACCATACACAAGTGACCATCAAGCTCTACTAAGTAGACTTGTGATGCCACAAAAGGCGGGGATCGGACCCAGCTGAACGTCTCGCTTGTGAGAGAAAGGGATAGGATACCAGCCCTTGGCAGCTTGATAAAAAATGAAGGGTTTATCAACCAATGCAGAAACCCATGTACAAACAGCGGTGGCATTTTGATGTGCACTGCATTCCAAATAGCCGAACTAGCAAATTTGCAGAACCTGAAGGGTACTCCGCCAGCAATCGGCCCGGAAGCGGAGGATAGATTTGATGGGCAGCCGCAGGAACACCTCTGCCATGATCTCATCTGGCAGCGCCGCCACGAGACTGGATGGCATGACCTTCCTTCTTTTGTTGCAGAGGCACACCTCTGCCGTCATCCCCCCAGGCCACAATACTGATTCCACAGTCCTCCGCTTGTCGCACAGCATGATGCCAACCCACCCAGTGCCCGCGTCGATTAGGCTAATTCGGCGAGATGATCTGCACAGAGATCGGAAAACATGAGCAAATTGAATATTTGTCAAGTGAACGACGATGTATATTGCCCAGGCTGTAACAGAAACTGGAAAATATTGTGGAATTGTAATTGTAATATCCAATTAGTTGCAGATTATGGATGGAGAGAAAGGGGTCCGGATTGATTGCTCACGGACAGACCAAAGAAAGGAGGGAGGCCGCCGGGATAAAATGAACTCCTGGAACAATCCAGCGAGGCAAGGTAGAGTTGCTTACCAACAGAAAACGAGATCGATCCAAGTTCGGGTACGGTGGATCTCACTCCAGGCGAGTCCAGTgtgcggagggggcggcgcctCCCAAAGAGAATAAGGCCAGGACTGTTGTTTCGGTCGCCGATGAGGAGGCTCAACAATCGTGACTGGGCGGCGGAGGTAAGCTTGGATGGAAACGGTGTGGTTGGGGGGAACCTCCGTTCTCGTCTTCCCGTCCGCGTCTCGACAAAGCTCCTCTCGGCTAAATGTAAAGGGGAGCATCATAGAATAGAGAATCCGACGCTGAAGCCCAAATTTGTGGTAGTCGGATTCCGACTTTGAAGCCCAACCAAGTTCGGGGCAGAAACGGACTCCAAACTTCGAAACCCAAATTCGTAGCGCCATAGGGCTTGAAGCCCAATCACTTCGTGGAATCTGTATGGAGATTTGCGAATCTGTACCCAAATTATATAAGTATATACGTATAGGTAGGGCCTCGAAGCTCCTCCTATTTACTTGCTCGATGTGATTAAATTTTTTATCTATCCATACCATAAAAACAACAACAAGCAATACTATAAAAAAATGAAGCATTCGAATACAATTCTCACATAGAGTTAACCACTGTTACCCCACGCAGATAGCCCCATTGCACAGGTTTCCAAGGGACCGATAAATAAATTTAGCTAATTCTAAAATATTTCTATAAAAAAATTAACTTTTCTAACCACGCTTTCCCCTCTCTCGCTAGGGATGCAAGCACATCGTGTACGAACGGATCTCTACGGATACAAATAGAAATAAATATTTTTCTTCTCGGATTCGGATCGAGTACGAATAATGTCAAAGATATCGTCATCATATAAATCTGATTTTCAAGATTCGGATTTGAAAATCATCATGTTACCTTGTTCCTCATCCCATCTTCTGCCaccgtcttcttcctcctccatgCAGCCTGCAGGCTGCAGGTGCCGCTCGCCCCGTGTGTCGCTGTCCCTACAGCAGTGATGCCCCATCTATCCCTCACCCCGCCCCGGACCTTCCTCTACCAGTGGCCAGCGGTGTGCCCGCCACCCCGACCCTCCACTAAcaatgtaacaccctaggtgttaatgACACTCTAAATATGATTAAGGATCTCTAAGAGAGCATTAAGACCCCAAGGAGTGATTGTGAAAAATTATGAATCATGTGGATGAGGAAAGCAGCATGAGGTACTAGGGGTTACAAAAAAAATGAGTGgaaactcaaatttgaaatttgaaaGAGGTGCAATTTTTGGCCAAATATGAGACTTGAAATTAAATATTCTTAACATGAGGGAATCAAGGAAATATTGAAATTGGATAAAAAAAACTCCTTAACTAAGTGGTCTGAGTTGGAAGAAGAGTCGAGCACTAATCTGAAATTTTCATgtgatggacatgttgtcaagTGACCATGTTGAGGAGCTTGGATTTTTCAATTTTTCTCTAAAAAATTTACAAATGGTAAATATCAAAGTTGTAGTGTAATCTACATGCTTTAGTTTGGAAGGAAAACAATGTAAGAATTTGGAGAAATAAGGGGTTAAACATCCAGCTCCATATGGCAAGTTATGGTGTTTCCAGCTTTGCATGAAATTTCACCAAGTCTTGAAAGCAGTGATAAATCCCCATGATAGCCCTGTTTGGCATCATGCAGGCCTGTGAGGATAGCCTGTTGATATTGATCATAGCCCTGTTTGGGGTTTATCACCAAGTCCTGAAAGCAGTGATAAACCCTGAAGTGGCATCACGCAGGCCTGTGAGGATGGCCTGTTGATATTGATCATAGCCCTGTTTGGGGTTTTTGCCCATGTTCACTACTGTAAGTTGGCATCAGGACGACAGTACAGCTCACAAGAAACCGAAGTTCTTCTATCAATTCTTTCCTGTCGACTGTCGTTGTTGGTTATCCTCTTCATCACGAAATTTTGGGTCAAATTCATAGACGGATATGGTTCCATGCCCCTGCTCTGCAGTATGCCGGCACCATCAACGACACTTAGTTCCATTTTCATCGCAGGAGTGAGAGTGCTCAAGATGTATATGATACGAGCTCAACCTGTAATTCCGTGTTAGTAACCTCATCAAGTTACATTACACTACTACGTAGTACAgtaatttttttttctctcaaGCCTTTGTTGTTGTTCATATATATTCAGGTGCGGGAGATCGGTACATCATCACCACCTCCCCTGCCCTTTTGTTTACAGCCCCGTCTAGTGCACGTGCGGCCCGTCGGGCAGTTTCGCCTGGTGTGCCTCAGCATGCTGCACGACGACGGCGAGGTTGAGGACGTTGTTGACGAGACGGTAGACGTTCTGCTGCATGGCGGCGAAGGGCGACTTGATGTCCGGGAAGTCCGCGAAGGCGTCGTTGCACTCGTCGGCATGCGTGGCGGCGTCCGACACCTTGCTGTTGAGGTCGAATCTTGTGCCCTTCGCCTCGATCAGCTGCCGCGTCTCCTCCAGCGACTGCAACACGTTGTCGTACCCCTCGCGGCACGTGTCGGTGATGGACTTCATCGGCCCGCTCGCGTGCGTCCTCGCCGCGTACTCCGCCACCCGGATCTTGGCATCCTTCGCCCTGTCCGACGCCACGCGAATCGACGCCAGCAGCAGCTGCCGGGGCGTCGCCACGCCGGGGAGCTTCGTCAGTCTCCGGCACATCGTCCTGAAGTGCACCTGCATTGCATGCGCGACAAATATAATCCAGCAATTCCCATCCAATCCAATCCAAAGAATTAATCTGCACGCACACACACAGCCTACCTGGTTGCATGCCGTCGCGACCTCGTCCCCGCCGATCAACACGCGGTCCCTGGGCGTGTCGTCGTCGAAGACGGCGCGGCCCTCGACGGCGGCCGcggaggcgaggaggaggaggagggaggcgacGATGAACCGTTCCATGGCATGTGTCGTGCTCGTTTCTCTTTGACCGCCCTCGAGATTTATTTGTTCAGAGGTGGGGAGGGCGGTCTGAGAAAGGAGACATGAAGGCTGAGAGAATACACAGGTTGATGGTTCTTCCTCCTACCGGCGTCTGGTTTATATAGGAGAGACGGGTGGAGAGGAGGCCACAGCTTGGCCATGGCCTTTCCTTAGTTTTGGTGGTTCCCCGGCATAGTCTAACGAGGTTGAAACTTCTCAAGTTCCTATCTTAAAATGGGTTTGCTATGCTATGATCGAGCCCTGACGTGTCTTGGAAAATCATCAGGAATAACATCTTTGAAAAAGCATCATGTAAGAGCAGCTTTAACATCTTTGAAAAAACATCATGTAATTTAGGGAATAGGTTTCTCCTGTTTTATTATGAGAATAAAATGAACATCCGATACAAACGTTTAAGGAGCCAGTTTATTCAAGGCGCACCCACCAAAAAAGAGCAAGGCGTATATCTGAGCGCGCCCACCAATGCAAAACGTATCTCCACAACTCCACGCAACTAGTAAATACTTTTGTCGTTTTAACTTGTATGTTTAACTGGACTAGAGATTGATCAACTATTTATTCTCTACTTCTGACAGGCGGGCCAACCAGTTTGTCTTAAACAAATTAAATCTGATTTAATTAATCTGCATCCTGATAATAGCATCAAGCATCATATGAGTGATGAACTGGATTATTCTGACATGAAATGCATGCCAGAGTTGACCTAGACTTGAACTGACTCGGCAACCATCCTAATGTTAGTTAGGTGTTATTTCCTTGTATTGGGTCAAACACACACATTTTGGCTTAACATGCAAATTAAATATTTGTGGAAGTGGAATGGAATGTTCGAGTGTAAGCTTGGTTGAAGGATAGGGCTCCTTTGGAGGCTCAAGGCAACACAACTAAATAAAGGACAAGCAATGGATCTCAATAAGTTTCATCGTAAATGTCATATTgtatttttttttacttttattTAATCAAATCTTTTGAGTTACAGTTGTATCTTAATCAGTTGTGTACGATTGTCAGATTTTAGAACGATATATAGGATTGCACGATATCATCCTTCGTACCTCCAGATGGAGCTAAGCTATATATCTAATTAATGACCTACCGACTGAGCACCCAGGTGTGGCCCTGCTTGTTCTTAACCCGATCGCTTTGCTTTCCTAATTTGCAGGGCAGCAATGAATGCTGAAATTAAAGTGTCAGTGCATTATGATGCCACAAACCCCAATATAAGAACTTCAATTGGTTTTTCAGCGTATGCACTTGAGAGAGATGCAATGGTCTCGAGAGTAAATCATTTGATGCGGTGTGAAGTATTTGGTTTCCATTTTATGCTAGCTAGGTCATTGGGTACTGTATAAGGAAGGAATACATGGGTAGAGCAGAATCAATCTTCCCCAGTCATAACCTCGAAACATGCAACCACCAGAAGGAAGGCCCCTATTATTCGTGTGAAATTTGACACCGTATTTCACCATATCGATCGGGTATTCAGGTAGCCCATCTGATTACCCTGCAGTGCATCTGCTATTAATAGACTTGCCCGTAATTTTGTCTGGCAGGCTGctcagattttttttaaaaaaaatgcagGTTGGCCATATGATAACCATGTAGTTATCATATTGCTAACCCTGTTTGTGGTTTTTGCCCATGTTTACAGCTGTAAGTTGGCCTTCAGTACAGTTCTCTTAATATAAACCGAAGTTCTTCTATCAATTCTTTCCTATCGATTATATTATTCTCAAAATCACGAAATATTGGGTCAGATTCATACGCAAATTAAATGGTTTCGTGCCTCTGCCCCGGCACCATCAGTTTCATCGCAGCAGTGAGTGCTCAAGATGTATATGATACGAGCTCAACCTGTAATTCCGTGTTAGTAACCTCATCAAGTTACATTACACTACTACGTAGGAGTACAGTTTTTTTCTCAAGCCTTTGCTGTTCCGGTGCGGAAGATCGGtgcatcaccaccaccaccaccaccaccacccatgCCTTCTCTTTTAGCCCCGGCTAGTCCGGCTCGCTCAGTGCACGTGCGGGCCGAGCAATTTCGCCTGGTGTGCCTCGGCCTGCTGCACGACGACGGCGATGTTGAGGACGTTGTCGACGACACGGTAGACGTTCTGCTGTATGGCCGCGAAGGGCGACTTGATGTCCGGGAAGTCCTCGAAGCCGGTTGTGCAGTCGCCGGCATGCGTGACGGCGTCCGACACCTTGTTGTTGAGGTCGAAGTTTGTGCCCTTCGTCTCGATCAGCTGCCGCGTCTCCTCCAGCGACTGCACCACATCGTCGTACCCTTTGCTGCATGTGTCGCTGATGGACTCCATCGGCCCGCTCGCGTGCGTCCTCGCCTTGTACTCCTCCACCCGGAGCTTGGCCTCCTTCGCCTTGTCCGACGCCACGCGAATCGACGCCAGCAGCAGCTGCCGGGGCGTCGCCACGCCGGGGAGCTTCGTGAAGCCCCGGCATATCGTCTTGAAGCGCACCTGCATGCGTGCTGCTGTCAATTCTCATCCATGGAATCTACCGGCCGCCCTATCCAAGAAGAATCTGCATGCACACAACACACAAGAGAAGGTGTCGTCGGGTGCCTACCTGGTCGCATATCCTTGGTAGCTCGTCACCGCCGATCAACACGTGGTTCGTAGGCATGCTGTTGTCGAAGACGGCGGCACGGCCCATGCGGCCCTCGACGACGGTCAGGgaagcgaggaggaggaggaggagggaggcgatGATGAACCGCTCCATGGTATGTGCCGTGCTCGTTTCTCTTTGACCGCCCTCGATGATTTATTTCTTCGGAGGTGGTGAGGGCGGCCTGAGAAAGGATAGATATGCACCAAGGCTGAGAGAATGCACAGGTTGATGGTTCTGCATCCTACCGGCGTCTGGTCTATATAGGAGAGACGAGTGGAGGAGGCCACAGCTTGTCCATGGCCTTTCCTTAGTTTTGGTGGTTCCCCGGCATAGTCTAACGAGGTTGAAACTTCTCAAGTTCCTATCTTAAAATAGGTTTGCCATGCTATCTTAGATATGCAGACATATTTAAGATCATATCCTCATATTGAACACTAAATATGCTTGGAATCAGCTTCTTATGGCATTAAGTTCAATTTTGAGCCACACTTGTGTATATGTGAGATAATGTTGCAGCTGTGCAACCAACGCATTCTTTTGTCTTTTTTTAGTTGAGTGTTTAACTGATGACTAGAGACTGATCAACCATTCATTCTCTGCTTCTAACAGGGCTGCCAACCAGTTTGTCTTAAACAAATATGATTTAATTAATCTGCGTCCTGGATAATAGCATCAAGTATCATATGAGTGATGAACTGGATTATGACATGAAATGCATGCTAGTTGAACTAGACCTTGAACTGACTGGGTAACCGTCCTAATGTTAGTTACGTGTTATTTCCTTGTGTACTAGATCGGACATATACATTCTGGCGGCTTAACACACAAATATTTGTGGAATTGAAATGGATGTTCGTGTGTAAGC from Panicum hallii strain FIL2 chromosome 3, PHallii_v3.1, whole genome shotgun sequence encodes:
- the LOC112887883 gene encoding uncharacterized protein LOC112887883, whose protein sequence is MERFIVASLLLLLASAAAVEGRAVFDDDTPRDRVLIGGDEVATACNQVHFRTMCRRLTKLPGVATPRQLLLASIRVASDRAKDAKIRVAEYAARTHASGPMKSITDTCREGYDNVLQSLEETRQLIEAKGTRFDLNSKVSDAATHADECNDAFADFPDIKSPFAAMQQNVYRLVNNVLNLAVVVQHAEAHQAKLPDGPHVH
- the LOC112887845 gene encoding uncharacterized protein LOC112887845; this translates as MERFIIASLLLLLLASLTVVEGRMGRAAVFDNSMPTNHVLIGGDELPRICDQVRFKTICRGFTKLPGVATPRQLLLASIRVASDKAKEAKLRVEEYKARTHASGPMESISDTCSKGYDDVVQSLEETRQLIETKGTNFDLNNKVSDAVTHAGDCTTGFEDFPDIKSPFAAIQQNVYRVVDNVLNIAVVVQQAEAHQAKLLGPHVH